Proteins encoded in a region of the Pseudomonas denitrificans (nom. rej.) genome:
- a CDS encoding TonB-dependent receptor, with amino-acid sequence MIDQQLPRTLRPLFKVSALALAIAATPAGWAEETTEAGESVTVYGQADSLDKALRQQRRSDSVESVVHADSIGQLPDSNAAEALQRVPGTSVERDQGEGRFVRVRGLGPDLNAVTINGTLVPSPEAGRRAVALDVLPSELIQSLSVVKTLTPDMDANSLGGTIEVESLSAFDHDGLFFSGTAQTSYDENTNRFSPKYSGAASQRFSLGDGTDNFGVAAALSWQKRKFGSDNVETGGDWDFDDGARLNSLEQRDYDIQRERSGGALNFDYRPDDDSKLWLRTLYSEFKDEETRQSTKIDFEDALAEGESGEAEVERRLKSREETQTIQSYVFGGEQRRGDWTFSGQVGWSKSDEDSPGHIDPAVYSGGDMDSGWYDSEKPRLNIDSAFYDPTRFSLDKVEWGKSYTSDREKNLRLDLARDYDLAGNASTFKFGGKLSRRTKDNDEDVWKYEDLADAGLSDDQLNLSNALDGTVHYRLQKFGQGISADAIKHLIGGLDASQYYDEEASTINDFRMHEDIDAGYFMNTVDVGDWRFIAGLRYEGTHFEASGTGIDNGDYQAIERKRDYHHWLPGLHARYQLDDQTQIRAAWTNTVVRPTFEQLAPGYAIDGDEAEFGNPDLAALRSHNLDLAIERYLGRASVVSASLFYKDIKNFVYNTDLSGSGAWVDFDEAATFANGDKAKVYGLELAWSQKMVMLPAPWDGLLLGANATFSRSRAEIADADGNKRNIDLPSQSDVTGNLLIGYEKDRLSLRLTANYKSDYLYEVGNVSDKRYDSRVDDQTQIDFSARYSLTDNLQVFFNAENLGDEPYYIYSGHRRYNYQYEEYGPTYTVGLTLTHF; translated from the coding sequence GTGATCGATCAGCAATTGCCGCGGACGCTGCGTCCGCTGTTCAAGGTCAGCGCCCTGGCGCTGGCGATTGCCGCCACGCCGGCAGGCTGGGCCGAGGAAACCACCGAGGCCGGCGAAAGCGTCACCGTGTACGGCCAGGCCGACAGCCTGGACAAGGCCCTGCGTCAGCAGCGCCGCTCCGACAGCGTGGAGAGCGTGGTGCATGCCGACAGCATCGGTCAGTTGCCCGACAGCAACGCCGCCGAGGCCCTGCAGCGCGTACCGGGGACGTCCGTCGAGCGCGACCAGGGCGAAGGCCGCTTCGTGCGGGTTCGCGGCCTGGGCCCCGACCTCAATGCCGTCACCATCAACGGCACCCTGGTGCCCTCGCCCGAGGCCGGTCGCCGCGCCGTGGCGCTGGACGTGCTGCCCAGCGAACTGATCCAGTCACTGTCGGTGGTCAAGACCCTGACCCCGGACATGGACGCCAACTCCCTGGGCGGCACCATCGAGGTGGAAAGCCTCTCCGCCTTCGACCATGACGGCCTGTTCTTCAGCGGCACCGCACAGACCAGCTACGACGAGAACACCAACCGCTTCAGCCCGAAATACTCCGGCGCCGCCAGCCAGCGCTTCAGCCTGGGCGACGGCACCGACAACTTCGGCGTGGCCGCCGCGCTCAGCTGGCAGAAGCGCAAGTTCGGATCGGACAACGTCGAGACCGGCGGCGACTGGGACTTCGACGACGGCGCCCGGCTCAACAGCCTGGAGCAACGCGACTACGACATCCAGCGTGAACGCAGCGGCGGCGCGCTGAACTTCGACTACCGCCCGGACGACGACAGCAAGCTCTGGTTGCGCACCCTCTACAGCGAGTTCAAGGACGAGGAAACCCGGCAGTCCACCAAGATCGACTTCGAGGATGCCCTGGCCGAAGGCGAAAGCGGCGAAGCGGAAGTCGAGCGGCGCCTGAAGAGCCGCGAGGAGACCCAGACCATCCAGTCCTATGTCTTCGGCGGCGAACAGCGGCGCGGCGACTGGACCTTCAGCGGCCAGGTCGGCTGGAGCAAGTCCGACGAGGACAGTCCCGGCCACATCGACCCGGCCGTCTACAGCGGCGGCGACATGGACAGTGGCTGGTATGACAGCGAGAAGCCCCGCCTGAACATCGACTCGGCCTTCTACGACCCGACCCGGTTCAGCCTGGACAAGGTCGAGTGGGGCAAGTCCTACACCTCCGACCGCGAGAAGAACCTGCGCCTGGACCTGGCCCGCGACTACGACCTGGCCGGCAACGCGTCGACCTTCAAGTTCGGCGGCAAGCTCAGCCGACGCACCAAGGACAACGACGAGGACGTCTGGAAGTACGAAGACCTCGCCGACGCGGGCCTGAGCGATGACCAGCTGAACCTCTCCAATGCGCTGGACGGCACCGTTCACTATCGCCTGCAGAAGTTTGGCCAGGGCATCTCCGCCGACGCCATCAAGCACCTCATCGGCGGGCTGGACGCATCGCAGTACTACGACGAGGAGGCCTCCACCATCAATGACTTCCGCATGCACGAAGACATCGATGCCGGCTACTTCATGAACACCGTGGACGTCGGCGACTGGCGCTTCATCGCCGGCCTGCGCTACGAGGGCACGCACTTCGAGGCCAGCGGCACCGGCATCGACAACGGCGACTACCAGGCCATCGAGCGCAAGCGCGACTACCACCACTGGCTGCCGGGTCTGCACGCCCGCTACCAGTTGGACGACCAGACGCAGATCCGTGCGGCCTGGACCAACACCGTGGTGCGCCCGACCTTCGAGCAACTCGCGCCCGGCTATGCCATCGACGGCGACGAAGCCGAGTTCGGCAACCCCGACCTCGCCGCCCTGCGCTCGCACAACCTGGACCTGGCCATCGAGCGTTACCTGGGCCGCGCCAGCGTGGTTTCGGCGTCGCTGTTCTACAAGGACATCAAGAACTTCGTCTACAACACCGACCTCTCCGGCAGCGGCGCCTGGGTGGACTTCGACGAGGCTGCCACTTTCGCCAACGGCGACAAGGCCAAGGTCTACGGCCTGGAACTGGCCTGGTCGCAGAAAATGGTCATGCTCCCCGCCCCCTGGGACGGCCTGCTGCTGGGCGCCAACGCCACCTTCAGCCGCTCGCGCGCCGAGATCGCCGATGCCGACGGCAACAAGCGCAACATCGACCTGCCCAGCCAGTCCGACGTCACCGGCAACCTGCTCATCGGCTACGAGAAGGACCGCCTGAGCCTGCGCCTGACCGCCAACTACAAGTCCGATTACCTCTACGAGGTCGGCAACGTCAGCGACAAGCGCTACGACAGTCGCGTCGACGACCAGACGCAGATCGACTTCAGCGCGCGCTACTCGCTGACCGACAACCTGCAGGTGTTCTTCAACGCCGAGAACCTCGGCGACGAGCCCTACTACATCTACAGCGGCCACCGTCGCTACAACTACCAGTACGAAGAGTACGGCCCGACCTACACCGTCGGCCTGACCCTCACCCACTTCTGA
- the mqo gene encoding malate dehydrogenase (quinone), with the protein MIKKVSGALLGLALAVNCAPAFADTKKVDVLLIGGGIMSTTLGVWLNELEPGWSMEMVERLDGVAQESSNGWNNAGTGHSALAELNYTPEDKDGNVTIAKAVEINESFQISRQFWAWQVQNGVLKNPRSFINTTPHMSFVWGDDNIAFLKKRYEALQASPLFRGMQYSEDPAQIAKWVPLMMQGRDPSQKIAATWTPIGTDVNFGEITRQFAGYLQTRPNFSLKLSSEVEDITRNDDGTWRVGYKNLKDGSVTQTDAKFVFIGAGGGALRLLQKSGIEEAKDYAGFPVGGSFLVTENPTIAQQHLAKAYGKASVGAPPMSVPHLDTRVLDGKRVILFGPFATFSTKFLKEGSYLDLLGSTNVHNVWPMTRVGIDEYPLVEYLAGQLMLSDDDRLAALREYFPEAKAEDWRLWQAGQRVQIIKRDADKGGVLKLGTEIVSAADGSIAGLLGASPGASTAAPIMLSVLEKVFKDKLATPEWQAKVHQIVPSYGTRLNDSPEKTFEEWSYTAKVLQLDPPPAIDQAPAPQPTDAAPAPEKASSDMAL; encoded by the coding sequence ATGATCAAGAAAGTTAGCGGGGCGCTGCTGGGCCTCGCTCTGGCAGTGAATTGCGCGCCCGCGTTCGCGGACACCAAGAAAGTCGATGTGCTGCTGATCGGCGGCGGCATCATGAGCACCACCCTGGGCGTCTGGCTCAACGAGCTGGAACCGGGCTGGAGCATGGAGATGGTCGAGCGCCTGGACGGCGTCGCCCAGGAAAGCTCCAACGGCTGGAACAACGCCGGCACCGGCCACTCCGCCCTGGCCGAGCTGAACTACACCCCCGAGGACAAGGACGGCAACGTCACCATCGCCAAGGCGGTGGAGATCAACGAATCCTTCCAGATCTCCCGTCAGTTCTGGGCCTGGCAGGTGCAGAACGGCGTGCTGAAGAATCCGCGCTCGTTCATCAACACCACCCCCCACATGAGCTTCGTCTGGGGCGACGACAACATCGCCTTCCTCAAGAAGCGCTACGAGGCGCTGCAAGCCAGCCCGCTGTTCCGCGGCATGCAGTACTCCGAGGACCCGGCGCAGATCGCCAAGTGGGTGCCGCTGATGATGCAGGGCCGCGACCCGTCGCAGAAGATCGCCGCCACCTGGACGCCGATCGGCACCGACGTGAACTTCGGCGAGATCACCCGCCAGTTCGCCGGCTACCTGCAGACCAGGCCGAACTTCAGCCTGAAGCTCTCCAGCGAAGTCGAGGACATCACCCGCAACGACGACGGCACCTGGCGCGTCGGCTACAAGAACCTCAAGGACGGCAGCGTTACTCAGACCGACGCGAAGTTCGTCTTCATCGGTGCCGGCGGCGGCGCCCTGCGTCTGCTGCAGAAGTCCGGCATCGAGGAAGCCAAGGACTACGCCGGCTTCCCGGTGGGCGGCTCGTTCCTGGTCACCGAGAACCCGACCATCGCCCAGCAGCACCTGGCCAAGGCCTATGGCAAGGCGTCGGTCGGCGCACCGCCGATGTCGGTGCCGCACCTGGACACGCGCGTGCTCGACGGCAAGCGCGTGATCCTCTTCGGGCCGTTCGCCACCTTCTCCACCAAGTTCCTCAAGGAAGGCTCCTACCTCGACCTGCTGGGCAGCACCAACGTCCACAACGTCTGGCCGATGACCCGCGTAGGTATCGACGAGTACCCGCTGGTGGAATACCTCGCCGGCCAGCTGATGCTTTCCGACGACGACCGCCTCGCGGCGCTGCGCGAGTACTTCCCGGAAGCCAAGGCCGAGGACTGGCGCCTCTGGCAGGCCGGCCAGCGCGTGCAGATCATCAAGCGTGACGCGGACAAGGGCGGCGTGCTGAAGCTCGGCACCGAGATCGTTTCTGCCGCCGACGGCAGCATCGCCGGCCTGCTGGGTGCATCGCCGGGGGCTTCCACCGCCGCGCCGATCATGCTCAGCGTGCTGGAGAAGGTGTTCAAGGACAAACTCGCCACCCCTGAATGGCAGGCCAAGGTCCACCAGATCGTCCCGAGCTACGGCACCAGACTCAACGACAGCCCGGAGAAGACGTTCGAGGAGTGGAGCTACACCGCCAAGGTCCTGCAACTGGACCCACCGCCGGCCATCGACCAGGCCCCGGCCCCCCAGCCGACCGATGCCGCCCCGGCGCCGGAAAAGGCCTCCAGCGATATGGCGCTGTAA
- a CDS encoding GGDEF domain-containing protein → MSNLLKLHRLKLIALVVLANIGLVLYLAAGHIKTWDRIDWLDVVGEGGSALLAFCWVCLVLAHRPAGRVTTLLAVGLGAVFFSMWMDALDEFIQLPAEISWDHWLESVPMPIGLLLITLGLYHWSKEQKALGQQLSKRERLFREHLHHDRLTPLNGAAYLRRQIELEQRRSGEEQQAFSLVLVDLDDFAPFNRNHGHAEGDRVLQAVSQLLLLNLRHCDLLCRLAGDRFVALLPGTGEAQAWRIAGELENAVRYYAHKSVPQGESLVLSATAVACMARDESSDSLLERLSLSMARAKSRPRLARSA, encoded by the coding sequence ATGTCCAACCTGCTCAAGCTGCACCGCCTGAAACTGATCGCACTGGTCGTGCTCGCCAACATCGGCCTGGTGCTCTACCTCGCAGCCGGGCACATCAAGACCTGGGACCGGATCGACTGGCTCGACGTGGTGGGCGAGGGCGGTTCGGCGCTGCTGGCCTTCTGCTGGGTCTGCCTGGTGCTCGCGCACCGGCCGGCCGGGCGGGTCACCACGTTGCTGGCGGTGGGCCTGGGGGCGGTGTTCTTCTCGATGTGGATGGATGCCCTCGACGAATTCATCCAGCTGCCTGCGGAGATTTCCTGGGACCACTGGCTCGAATCGGTGCCGATGCCCATCGGCCTGCTGCTGATCACGCTCGGCCTGTACCACTGGAGCAAGGAGCAGAAAGCCCTCGGCCAGCAGCTGAGCAAGCGCGAGCGGCTGTTCCGAGAGCACCTCCACCACGACCGCCTGACCCCGCTCAACGGCGCCGCCTACCTGCGCCGGCAGATCGAGCTGGAGCAGCGTCGCTCCGGCGAGGAGCAGCAGGCGTTCTCCCTGGTGCTGGTGGACCTGGACGACTTCGCACCCTTCAACCGCAACCATGGCCACGCCGAGGGCGACCGCGTGCTGCAGGCGGTGAGTCAGTTGCTGTTGCTCAACCTGCGCCACTGCGACCTGTTGTGCCGGCTGGCGGGTGATCGTTTCGTTGCCCTCCTGCCCGGCACCGGCGAGGCCCAGGCCTGGCGCATCGCCGGGGAGCTGGAGAACGCCGTGCGCTACTACGCGCACAAGAGCGTGCCCCAGGGCGAGAGCCTCGTCCTCAGCGCCACTGCGGTGGCCTGCATGGCGCGCGACGAATCGTCGGACAGCCTGCTGGAGCGGCTGAGCCTGTCCATGGCGCGCGCCAAGTCACGGCCGCGCCTGGCCCGCAGCGCCTGA
- a CDS encoding AraC family transcriptional regulator has product MEAPLNYYERDLRFIPAQHQPACLLDLALSRELDSHRLLRGTGLFQEDIIAGQRLISAEQYLRLVDNCRQGSGGEELGFLFGQRLLPGHQGAASGALMHAANLQEALDLLIRHRARFSPLLAPRLLVEERFACLYWVDACGVGGARRFLVESGMTAVTALCRWLSDERLPWKYLFAHSRPDYIEQYQAHLGLNLQFDCHVDAMLIPRDYLVKPWPRASLTAGQAAQRDARREQEQLGLGEGVLEHVYRLLQREARDPLSLDRLAERMGISPATCKRKLQKHQTHFQAVHDEVRKHVALYLYWSRGYSNEEVAEYLRFTDTTNFRRSFKRWTGLVPSAVRDLRPGRDSWLEHRATDS; this is encoded by the coding sequence ATGGAGGCCCCGTTGAACTACTACGAGCGCGACCTGCGCTTCATCCCGGCGCAACACCAGCCAGCCTGCCTGCTCGACCTCGCGCTCAGCCGCGAACTGGACAGTCACCGCCTGCTGCGTGGCACCGGGCTGTTCCAGGAAGACATCATCGCCGGCCAGCGGTTGATCAGCGCCGAGCAGTACCTGCGGCTGGTGGACAATTGCCGCCAGGGCAGCGGCGGCGAGGAGCTGGGCTTTCTCTTCGGCCAGCGCCTGCTGCCGGGGCACCAGGGCGCCGCCAGTGGCGCGCTGATGCACGCCGCCAACCTGCAGGAAGCGCTGGACCTGCTGATCCGCCACCGCGCGCGCTTCAGCCCGTTGCTCGCCCCGCGCCTGCTGGTGGAGGAACGCTTCGCCTGCCTGTACTGGGTCGACGCCTGTGGTGTCGGCGGCGCCCGTCGCTTCCTGGTGGAGAGTGGCATGACCGCCGTGACTGCGCTGTGCCGCTGGTTGTCCGACGAGCGCCTGCCGTGGAAGTACCTGTTCGCCCATTCGCGGCCCGACTACATCGAGCAGTACCAGGCGCACCTGGGGCTCAACCTGCAGTTCGACTGCCATGTCGATGCCATGCTGATTCCCCGCGACTACCTGGTGAAGCCCTGGCCGCGCGCCTCGCTCACCGCCGGCCAGGCGGCGCAGCGTGATGCGCGGCGCGAGCAGGAGCAACTGGGTCTGGGTGAGGGCGTTCTGGAGCATGTCTACCGCCTGTTGCAGCGCGAGGCCCGCGACCCGCTGAGCCTCGACCGGCTCGCCGAGCGCATGGGCATCAGCCCGGCCACCTGCAAGCGCAAGCTGCAGAAACACCAGACGCACTTCCAGGCGGTGCACGACGAGGTGCGCAAGCACGTGGCGCTTTACCTGTACTGGTCGCGTGGTTACAGCAACGAGGAGGTCGCCGAGTACCTGCGCTTCACCGACACCACCAACTTCCGCCGCTCATTCAAACGCTGGACGGGCCTGGTGCCCAGCGCGGTGCGGGATCTGCGGCCGGGGCGGGATAGCTGGCTGGAACACCGTGCAACGGATAGTTGA